One part of the Athene noctua chromosome Z, bAthNoc1.hap1.1, whole genome shotgun sequence genome encodes these proteins:
- the ATP5ME gene encoding ATP synthase F(0) complex subunit e, mitochondrial produces the protein MIPPVQVSPLIKFTRYSALLVGMIYGKKRYDYLKPVAEEERRIEAEEKKKREELERIAKELAEANEESILK, from the exons ATGATCCCGCCGGTGCAGGTTTCTCCGCTTATCAAG TTCACCCGGTACTCGGCCCTCTTGGTGGGGATGATCTACGGCAAGAAACGATACG ACTACCTAAAGCCTGTTgctgaagaagagagaagaatagaggctgaagagaaaaagaagcgTGAAGAACTTGAGCGGATTGCAAAAGAGCTTGCGGAAG CAAATGAAGAGTCCATACTGAAATGA
- the TMEM175 gene encoding endosomal/lysosomal proton channel TMEM175, producing MSAPGAAAPDLGGGAAAPEPMPARDREQGSSTQTSHRLLAYSDALLSIIATVMILPVAHTKIHPDQKLGESVQQLLLAKIAVYLMTFLIVTVAWAAHVRLFQVIEFIDDVLALLNLACMMIITFLPYTFSLMASFPEVPFGIFLFSICAVVIGLIQAVIVAYGFYHPHLLNRQIRVSENQNFYKRHILKIILRGPVLCLLAAIFSFFFIPLSYVLLGLVIIFPHLTRFVSWCKTKIVGQRDEEEEHHSLETFTFYLSEPLSKERVEAFSDGVYAIVATLLILDICEDNVPDPREVEEKFHGSLLEALSEYGPNYLAYFGSFVTIGLLWFVHHSLFLYVKKATRLMGLLNILSLAFIGGLPLAYQLTSEFAEKSHNEIEAIQISCVITFFASIFQFAIWTAALHERETLHSFARYGGKEHAFMFAKLALYPCVSLGAFFLTCLLSEFSTAIFHVMQIVIPFAFLALRIFVRISSTVIKSVLSLSRWKAVLLEEEEACLSPTETLS from the exons ATGTCGGCTCCGGGGGCCGCGGCGCCGGACCTCggtggcggggcggcggcgcccgaGCCGATGCCGGCGCGCGACAGGGAGCAGGGGAGCAGCACGCAGACGTCGCACCGGCTGCTGGCCTACAGCGATGCGCTGCTCTCCATCATCGCCACGGTGATG attttgccTGTGGCTCACACAAAAATACATCCTGATCAG AAACTGGGTGAAAGTGTTCAGCAACTTCTTCTAGCAAAAATTGCAGTCTATTTGATGACCTTCTTAATAGTCACAGTGGCATGGGCAGCTCATGTAAG GTTGTTTCAGGTGATAGAGTTTATAGATGATGTCCTTGCTCTTCTAAATCTG gctTGTATGATGATCATAACTTTCTTGCCATACACA TTTTCCTTAATGGCCTCCTTCCCAGAGGTACCTTTTGGCATTTTCCTGTTCAGTATCTGTGCTGTTGTCATTGGCCTTATACAG GCTGTGATAGTAGCGTATGGATTCTATCACCCACACTTACTGAATCGACAGATACGGGTGTCTGAAAATCAGAATTTCTATAAACGTCATATCTTAAAAATTATCCTAAGAGGACCAGTTTTATGCCTTTTAGCagccatcttttcttttttctttattcctttg TCTTATGTACTTCTTGGGCTCGTAATAATTTTTCCACATCTCACTCGATTTGTTTCATGGTGTAAAACCAAGATTGTTG GTCAGAGAGATGAAGAGGAGGAACACCATAGCTTAGAAACCTTTACTTTTTACCTCAGTGAGCCTCTGAGTAAGGAAAGGGTAGAAGCATTCAGTGATGGAGTCTATGCTATTGTAGCAACCCTGCTCATTTTGGATATATG TGAAGACAATGTCCCTGATCCCAGAGAAGTTGAGGAGAAGTTCCATGGCAGCCTTCTTGAAGCTTTAAGTGAATATGGGCCAAACTATCTTGCCTACTTTGGCTCATTTGTAACAATTGGTCTCTTGTGGTTTGTCCATCACTCACTTTTCCTTTATGTAAAAAAAGCTACACGATTAATGGGACTGCTTAACATACTTTCATTGGCTTTCATTGGTGGGCTTCCACTAGCGTACCAGCTGACCAGTGAATTTGCAGAGAAGTCTCACAATGAAATAGAAGCCATCCAGATCAGCTGTGTTATCACTTTCTTTGCCAGCATATTCCAGTTTGCAATATGGACTGCAGCCCTCCATGAAAGGGAAACTTTGCATTCTTTTGCTAGATATGGTGGCAAGGAGCACGCCTTCATGTTTGCCAAGTTGGCTCTCTACCCTTGTGTAAGCCTTGGGGCCTTCTTTCTAACATGCTTGTTAAGTGAATTTAGCACAGCAATTTTCCATGTTATGCAGATTGTAATCCCATTTGCTTTTCTTGCCTTGCGCATTTTTGTTAGAATTTCTTCAACTGTCATAAAGTCCGTGCTGTCTCTCTCCAGATGGAAGGCTGTATTGTTAGAAGAAGAGGAGGCATGTTTGTCTCCTACTGAAACACTGTCCTAA